From Suricata suricatta isolate VVHF042 chromosome 1, meerkat_22Aug2017_6uvM2_HiC, whole genome shotgun sequence, a single genomic window includes:
- the NUDT6 gene encoding nucleoside diphosphate-linked moiety X motif 6 isoform X4 — translation MKNMWKFPGGLSEPGEDIGDTAVREVFEETGIKSEFRSLVSIRQQHTNPGAFGKSDMYVICRLKPYSFTINFCQHECLRCEWMDLHDLATTENTTPITSRVARLLLYGYREGFDKIDFTVEELPAVYTGLFYKLYHKELPDNYRTMIGMH, via the exons ATGAAAAATATGTGGAAGTTTCCAGGAGGcctgtcagagcctggagaagaTATTG GAGACACAGCAGTCCGAGAAGTTTTTGAAGAGACTGGTATAAAATCAGAATTCAGGTCCCTTGTGAGCATTCGGCAACAGCACACCAATCCCGGAGCTTTTGGGAAGTCAGATATGTATGTCATCTGTCGCTTAAAGCCATATTCGTTCACCATAAATTTTTGCCAGCATGAATGCTTAAGGTGTGAGTGGATGGACCTCCATGACCTGGCCACGACTGAAAACACAACTCCCATCACCAGCAGAGTTGCTAGGCTGCTTCTCTACGGGTACAGAGAAGGGTTTGACAAGATTGATTTCACCGTAGAAGAACTTCCAGCAGTTTACACAGGCTTGTTCTATAAGCTCTATCACAAAGAACTGCCAGACAATTACAGAACCATGATAGGAATGCATTAA
- the NUDT6 gene encoding nucleoside diphosphate-linked moiety X motif 6 isoform X3, with amino-acid sequence MSPTHQNLTLRMKNMWKFPGGLSEPGEDIGDTAVREVFEETGIKSEFRSLVSIRQQHTNPGAFGKSDMYVICRLKPYSFTINFCQHECLRCEWMDLHDLATTENTTPITSRVARLLLYGYREGFDKIDFTVEELPAVYTGLFYKLYHKELPDNYRTMIGMH; translated from the exons ATGAAAAATATGTGGAAGTTTCCAGGAGGcctgtcagagcctggagaagaTATTG GAGACACAGCAGTCCGAGAAGTTTTTGAAGAGACTGGTATAAAATCAGAATTCAGGTCCCTTGTGAGCATTCGGCAACAGCACACCAATCCCGGAGCTTTTGGGAAGTCAGATATGTATGTCATCTGTCGCTTAAAGCCATATTCGTTCACCATAAATTTTTGCCAGCATGAATGCTTAAGGTGTGAGTGGATGGACCTCCATGACCTGGCCACGACTGAAAACACAACTCCCATCACCAGCAGAGTTGCTAGGCTGCTTCTCTACGGGTACAGAGAAGGGTTTGACAAGATTGATTTCACCGTAGAAGAACTTCCAGCAGTTTACACAGGCTTGTTCTATAAGCTCTATCACAAAGAACTGCCAGACAATTACAGAACCATGATAGGAATGCATTAA